The genomic interval TTTCCGCCCGGAGCGTGACGTTTCCCTCGTAGCCCGACGGGACGGCCGTCAGCGAGTCGTCCACCCGTGCCGGGTCGACGAGCCCGGCCGCGGTCAGCCGGCGCTCGACGGCGTCGGCGGTCGGCGTCGCCACGTCGCGGTCACCGGTCGCTCGACTCAGCGTGTCGTCGAGGGCACCGGCGTACAGTGCGACCCCGGTCGAGACGGCGATGACGGCGACGAGCGCCGCCAGCGGCTCGGTCGCCGCTCTATCCGACGAGCGTGACATCGACCCCTCCCCAGACGACGCGCCTGACGGTCATGCGGTCGGGTGCCGTTCGCCACTGCACCCCGTCGGTCCGTGCGGCCTCGGTCGCCTGCCGGAACGCCGCGGGTGAGCCGTACACCGCTGACGGCGGTGTGCCGTCGAGCACCGTTCGGAGCCGGCCCGCTGTTGCCGGCACGGCTGGCCGGAGGAGCGTCTCGTGCACCGTTCCGCCCGTCGAGCGGAGGCCGACCTGTCGTCCCGTCAGTGACCAGTCGGAGGCGGTCAGCTCGCGCGTCGTGACCGACCCCGACGGGCTGGTGGCGACCTCGTCTATCGTCGTCGCGACGGCGGCTCCGTCCGGCGATGCTGACGTGGGGAGCTGCGTGACGACGCCGAACACAGCGACGCTGACTGCGCCGACGGCCACCCAGACGTACATCGTGTCGACGTGGGTGTCGAACATGGGTCGGGGTGGCCCCGGCTTCGGAGTTAAACCCTCAGACGAGCGTGCCGGTCGCCACGACGGCCGTGAGATACACCGTCGTCGCCGAACAGAGGGCCAGTCCGGCCCGGTAGCCCACGAGCGCCCGGTCCAGCCCGCGGTGGAGTCCGGTCGACAGCGCCGGCAATACGGCCGCGAGGACGAGACAGTACCAGCCGATGACCGGACCCAGCGACGCGGTCGGGACGGGTTCGATGGGGCCGCCGCTCTGCATCGTCGCCGACAGCGCGACGGTCGCTCCGCCGACCATCGGCCCGAAAACCGCCGCCGTGTTCGACAGCGTTCCGGTGACCTGTGCGAGCTGGCGGCGGGTCTCCCGCTCGACCCCGGCCAGCTCTTCGAGATGGTCGCCCATCGTCGCGATAGTCTCGCCCGCGGGCGGGCCGATGTCGGCGGCCGCGCCGAGCAAAACGGCGGCCCGACGGAGCCGCGGGCTCGGAATCGTCGCGAGCGTCCCGTGGTCGCCACAAAAGGCCGTCTCGATGTCGACACCCAGCGTCTGCTGGCGCTCGACCGTCGCCGCCAGCACGGACGACAGCGGTTCGGACGTGGCGTCGACCGCGGCGTCGAAGGCAGCTTCGACGGACTCGCCGCGCTCGACCCGGCGACCGACCGCCGAGAGGGCGGCCGGGAGCCCCGACTCGACGGCCTCGATGTGGTCCCGGACTCGCGTGACGGGCCGGTAGTAGACGACCAGCGACGCGCCCGTTCCGAGTCCGAGAGCAGCGATCGGCGGGGCCCAAGCTGGGAGGAGGGCGCGCCCGGCGAACCACGCCCCGGCGGCGACTGCCGCCCCAGTGCCGACCGCGGCCGACGGGCCGGTCGAGACGTCCGGGTGGCTCCGTGACACCGCCGCCGGGGGGAAGGCGACGGGGCGCTGGGCGAGCAGCCACGCGCTCGCGACCACCAGCCCGCCGGGGAGCGCGACGCCGTAGGTCGCGACGAGCAGCGGCAGCGACACCGGGACGCCCGCGGCCCCGACTGCGGGCAGCAGTGCGACCAGCGCGAGCGGGAGGAGGACGCCGAAGGCGTACAGCGCCGTCGCCGGGGCCCGCAGGTCGGCCGCGAAGGCTGCCATCTCGTCGCGGGCGCCGTCGAGTATCCCCCGGCGGGCTTCTTCGAGCAGTTCGGCGCGCTCCTGAGCCGTCACCGCGGCCGCCCGCTCGATGCACGTGAGCGCCTGTTCCAGCGCCGGAAACGTCGCCGCCCACTCGCGACCGAACGCGTCCAGCCCGCTCCGGGGGCTCCGCCCGGCCCGCCGGCGGTGGGTGTCGAGACTCGCGGCCAGTAGGCCGTCACTCGAACTCGCGGCGAAGGCCGCCGCCCGCTCCGAACTGGGCCAGAGCGTCATTCCCAGGACGAGCGTCGCGACGAGCGCCGGCGCGGCACCCAGTGCGCGGATGCGCCGGGCCTGTGCAGCCAGCGGGACGCCGTAGCGGCCGGCCAGTGCGACGGCGACGGCCGCGGCGGCGCTGCCGGCCCCGACGGCGAGGGCTACCGCTCCGGAGCCAGCGCCGATGGCGACGACGCCGGCGAGACACAGCACGACCGCTAGCGCGTAGCTCCCCCCGAGCACGGCCTCGGCGCTGGTCGACAGCCCGAGCAGCCGACAGGCCCGCCGGTAGCCGTCCGGGACCGCGACGAGCCACCCGAGCAACTCGGCGGCGTCGACCGGCTCGGTCATCGGCCCGATTCGTCCGGCGACGCGCTCGCGGAGCCGACTGCCGCCGTGCGGTCGCCGATGGTCTCGCGGACGCTGGCGTACGATTCCCCGGCGTGGGCGAGCGACTCGACGAGGCGGCTGGCCCCGCGGTCCAGCCGGCCCGTGGCCGTCGCCGCGGGACCGTCGCGCTCGAACAGCGACGCGAACTCCGCGCCGCCCTCGCGCCGGATGACCTCTTCGACGGCCGCGATACCGCGCCCGCCCTCGGCCGTCGGCGGGTCGAGCGTCACGACCAGGTCCGTCGCGGCGAAGGCGCTCTCGGGCACGTCGAGGTCGGAGACGACCCGCTCTCGGACGCCATCACCGCCGGTGCCGTGGATGGTCCCGAGCACCGCGCTGTCGCCGCCACCGACACGCATCGCCTCGTAGAGGGCGGCCGCCTCCTCGCCACGGACCTCGCCGACGACGAGGGCGCCGTCGCCGAGCCGCAGTGCCGTGTGGAGTGCGGCCGTCGGGTCCACCGACGGCCCGTCGCCGGTCGCCGTCCGCAGTGGCTGTACGTCTCTCCCCGCGTCCTGCAGGGCCGAGACCGGGAGCTCGGGCGTGTCCTCGATGACGACGGTCCGGACGTGCTGGGGCAGCTCCCACAGCAGCGCGCCCAGCATCGTGGTCTTCCCGGCCCCGCGCGGCCCGGCGACGAGACACGCCGCGCCGCGCTCGACGGCGACCGACAGCAACCCGGCGACCCGCGGGGGGACGCTCCCGTTCGCGACGAGGTCGGGGAGTCGGAACGACTCCTCGTCGTGGCCCCTGAAGGCGAAGCCGACCCCGTCGCTGACCGGCTCGGTGACGCCGGCCACGCGGACCCGTCGGTCGGCGACGGTCGTCGTCGCGGCGAGCGTCGGACTCGCCCGCGAGAACGCCCGCCCGCTCGTCCGACGGAAGGTCGAGGCCAGCGTCCGAACGCCCCGCGTCGTCAGCCGGACGTTCGTCCGCAGCGTCTCCTCGTCGGCGCGCACCCGAAGTCGGGTCTCCTCGACGGGCGCCGTCGCGAACACGTCGGAGACTCGCTGGTCGGCGAAGATATCTTCGAGGATACCCAGCCCGCGGGTGTGCTTCCGGAGGACCGCCGCGAGCCGGGTCGCGACCGGCCCGTCGTCGACGACCGCCTCGGCGGCGTCCTCCGGGGTCACCGACTCGTCGGCCGCGGTCGCCAACCGGTCGACAGCGTCGGAAAGCGCCGCCGTCGTCGCCGCGTCGAACTCGTGTTCCCGCGGGCGGACGTGGTAGCTGTCGAGCGAGTCGGGCGGTGTCTCGTACCGGCGGATGACCGCCCCGGTCTCGACGGTCCGGCGGTCCCGGAGCGTCGCTGTCCCGGGCGGACTGGCCGAGATACGGGCGTCGCTCACCGCCGGGCCGACGTAGGGTTCGAGCGCGTGCTCGGCCGAGACATCCTCTGTGGCGACCGCGAACCCGGTCTCAGCCGCCAGGTCGGCGACGGGGCCCGCCCGACCGGTCGCCTCGGTCGCGGCGGCCAGCGGGTCCCGGCGGGCCCGCTCGGCGAGCCGCTCGTCCGTGGCCGCCACCCGCGCCGCGAACCGACCCGCCGCCACCAGCAGCGCCGCGTCGCCGTCCAGATACGCCCGTTCGACCCCGTCGGCGCTCGTGACGACGGCGTCGACGTCACCGTCACCGAGCGCCTCGACGACGGTCGCCCGGCAGCCCGGGGACTCGGCCAGTCGACCGCTCCCGGGACAGGCGTCGGCGTCCACGGCCAGGGTCCCGGGCTCGAACGCCGTCCCGCAGCGACAGTCGCCCTCGGGCTCGCTGTCAGTGAACCACTCACGCATCGCCGTCACCACCCGGCCGTCGCACTGTCAGGACCGTCCGGTTCGCCCGCTTGTCCAGTCCGAAGACGAGCCTGTGTGTGCCCGACTCGCGGAGTGTGAGGCTCCCACCACCGACGGCGCGGATGGGGACTCCCGAGAGGCGGGTGCTGCTCTCGGCTCCGTCACTGACGCGCCACGACGCCAGGCCCACGCCCTCGCGCCCGTAGAGACGGAGGCGGGTGACATCGGCGCTCGTCAGCGTCCGACCCGGCAACCGGAGCGCGGTGACGTGGCGCGCGCCGCGCCCCGCCGTCGGGTCGTCGATCGCGACCATCTGCCCGAGGTTCGACGCCAGTGTCGTCAGCTGTCGGTCGACAGTACTTTCGGCTCTGTCCGCGCCGGCGACGGACACCGCTGGGGCGGCGACAGTCACCAGAGCGGTGGTCAGTACCACCGCCAGGACGACGCGGAGGATCACAGCAGCGACCGTATCTGTTCGAGCACGCCGCCGCCGCGTGCCGTCGCCCGGTCGTCCGTCTCGTCGGATTCGCCCTGGCCGGCGCTCGCGTCGATGCCCGCTGCTTTCCGACTCCCCGCCCCGGTAGCGTTGTCGACAGTGCCACCGTCGTGCCCGACTTCGTCGACTCTGGCGTCGATTCTCGCGTCCTCGTTTGCCAGCTCGTCGAGTCGCCGCTCCAGCCGCTCGGTCGCCGCAAGCGCCGTGTCGGCCCGCCCTTCGACCCGTTCGTTCACCGAGCGAACGTTGCCGACGTACCCTCTGAGCGCCTGTGTCGCCGCCGACAGCTCCTCGGTCTGTTCCTCCAGCGCTGTGACCTGCTGTTCGAGGGCCGCGACTCGTTCGGTCAGCTCCCCGAGGTCGTTCGCGGCCGGGAAGTCGTGGTCGCCGTCGGTGACGGCGCGTTCGACCGTCCGAACCCGTTCTTCGAGTGTCTCCACGTCCGTCATGGACGGGCCTGCTCCCGTCACCGCCCTTGAACTCTCGGCCGAAGGTTCTTGTGCGATACCGGTGGCACCGACCCTGTGACCGACCACGAACAGGCGAAGGCGGCGCTGGCCGCGCTCGCGGAGGGGGAACCCGAGCGACGCGAGGGGTCCGCGACCGGCCAACGCCACCGGCGTGTGCAAGGCCGACCGAAGGACTCGGTCCCCGACAGGACGGACGCTCCGGAATCGATGCCCAGGAACGCCGACCGGGCCGGCGAGCACGCGACGTACCGCACAGTCATCCAGCGGGCCGTGGCGGCGACCGACGACCTCGACGCCGCCGCCGAGTTCGTCGAGTCCGTCGGGCTCGAACGGCTCGAAGCCGCGGTCGAGACGGCCGAACACGAGGTCAGCGGGCTGGCCGACGACGGGCGCGAGGCGCTGGCGGCCTTCGAGCGGTTCCGCGTCGCGGCCGAGGGGCCGGTGCATGGGTGAGAGCGGATTACTTTCACCCCGGTCGCGACACCTCTTTAGGAGCGGCTGGCATACGCCCGGACAGATGACACGGGTGATACACACCGGCGATACCCACATCGGGTACCAGCAGTACCACGTGCCCGAGCGCCGGCAGGACTTCCTCGGGGCGTTTCGGGCCGTGGTCCGGGACGCCGTCGACGACGACGTGGCCGCGGTGGTTCACGCCGGGGACCTGTTCCACGACCGCCGGCCGACGCTGTCGGACATCATGGGTACGCTCGACGTACTGGAGGAACTCGACGAGGCGGACATCCCGTTTCTCGCCGTCGTGGGCAACCACGAGGCAAAGCGGGACGCCCAGTGGCTCGACCTCTACGCGTCGCTCGGGCTGGCCAGCCGCCTCGACGACGAGCCGACCCTCGTCGGTGACACGGCCTTCTACGGGCTGGACTTCGTCCCGCGGTCGAAACGGGAGGCCCTCGACTACGACTTCGCGCCCCACGACGCCGACCACGCGGCGCTGGTCACCCACGGCCTCTTCCAGCCGTTCGACCACGGGGACTGGGACGCCGCGGAGGTGCTGACCGGCTCCTCGGTCGAGTTCGACGCCCTGCTGCTGGGGGACAACCACAAGCCCGGCAAGCAGGAAGTCGAGGACGCGTGGGTCACCTACTGTGGTTCGACCGAGCGAGCGAGCGCCAGCGAGCGCGAGGACCGCGGCTACAACATCGTCTCCTTCGACGACGAGGTGCGCATCACCCGGCGCGGCCTCGACACCCGCGAGTTCGTCTTCGTCGACGTGGAACTGGCCCCCGAGGAGGGCGTCGAACGGGTCCGCAGTCAGGTCGGCCAGTACGACCTCGACGACGCCGTCGTCGTGGTGAGCATCGACGGCGACGGGGACCCCATCGCCCCGGCGAGTATCGAGGAGTACGCGCTGGACCGGGGCGCGCTGGTCGCCCGAGTGACCGACCACCGGGAGCTCGCTGCCGACGAACGCGAGACGAGCGTGAGCTTCGCCGACCCGGACGACGCCGTCGCCGAACGCGTCCGCGAACTCGGACTGAGCGGGGCCGCCCGCGACATCGACGAGACGGTGCGGGCCTCGAAAGTCGCCGACGCGAACGTCGCCGAGACGGTCGAGGACCGTGTCCGAGACCTGGTCGAGGACGAGCCCGAGACGCTGGAGGCCGTCGACGCCGCCGTGACGGCAGAGACCGACGAGCCGGACGCCGTGACGGCAGAGACCGACGGCGGGGACACCGACGACACGACTGATACTGACGACACAGCGGCCGAGGCCGACGCGACCGACGGGCCGGACTCCCCGGGTGGCGATGGCGAGGACCAGTCCAGCATGGAGGAGTTCCTGTGAGGGGTGGTCGGTAGTGCGATTCCAGCGTGTCTCCATGGAGCATTTCAAGTGTTACGACGACGCCGACCTCGCGCTAGACCCCGGCGTGACGGTCATCCACGGGCTCAACGGCAGCGGGAAGTCCTCGCTGCTTGAGGCCTGTTTCTTCGCCCTCTACGGCTCGAAGGCCATCGACGAGAAGCTGGAGGACGTGGTCACCATCGGCGCCGACGACTGTACCGTCGAGCTGTGGTTCGCGCACGCGGGCGGGGAGTACCACCTCACTCGACGGGTGCGGAACACGGGCGAGCGCGCGACGACGGCGAAATGCGTTCTGGAGACCCCGGACGACACCTTCGAGGGAGCCCGGGCGGTCCGCCGCCGTATCACCGAACTCCTCCGGATGGACAGCGAGGCGTTCGTCAACTGCGCCTACGTCCGCCAGGGCGAGGTGAACAAGCTCATCAACGCCTCCGCGAGCGACCGACAGGACATGCTCGACGACCTCCTCCAGCTCGGGAAGCTGGAGGAGTACCGCGAACGGGCCAGCGACGCCCGCGTCGGGGTCAAGCGGGTCCGCGAGGACAAACAGAGCCGGCTCGACCAGCTGGACGACCAGATAACGGAAAAAGAGGAGAAAGGCCTCCACGACCGGCTGAACGCGCTGGAGACCCGACTGGCGGAGACGACCGCCGACATCGAGCGCATCGAGGGCCAGCGCGAGACGGCCGCCGAGACGCTCGAACAGGCGAGGGCGGTCCTCGAGGAGTACGAGGAGCGCCGGGAGCAACTGACCGAACTCGGCGGCGACATCGAGACGCTGGAAGCGGAGATAACCGAGACGGAGGCCGAGCGCCAGGAGCTGAAAGAGCGCGTCTCGGCGCTGAAAGCCGAACGCGAGGAGCTGGCCGCTGACTTCGACGAGACGCTCGCCGAGACCGACCTCGACGAGGCCGACCCGGAGCGCGTCACGTCCCGAATCGAGACGCTGGAGGAGCGCGCGGAGGAGCTGCGCTCGCGCATCGAATCCCGGAAAGTCGAGGCACAGAAACACAGCAGCGAGGCCGAGTCGCGGGAGGCCGAGGCCGAGGACCTGCAGTCCCGCGCCGAGGCGAAACGTGACGAGGCCGACGACCTCGAATCCGACATCGAAGACGCGCGCGCGACCGTCGCGACGCGGCGCGAGAAACTCGACGATATCGACGAACAGATACAGCGGCTCGAAGCCCGGTTCGCGGACAGCGATGTCGACCGTGCGGACGCGACGGACCGCCGCGACTCCGTCGCTGCCGACCTCGACGAGGCCCGCCAGCGGGTGACCGAGCTGGAGACGAAACTGGCGAGCGAGCGCGACTCGCTCCGGGAGGCCGAGGCGCTGCTCGACGAGGGGAAATGTCCCGAATGCGGTCAGGACGTGGCCGAGTCCCCACACGTCGACTCTATCGAGGACGACCGCGAGCGGGTCGCGGAGCTGGAGTCGTCCCTCGAAGCCGCTCGCGAGACCGTCGAGACGCTCGAAGGCGAGCTGGAACGAACCGAGTCGCTGGCCGACGCGGCCGACCGGCTGGCCACGCTCGAATCGAACCGGGCCAACGTCGTTCAGCTCATCGAGGAGAAAGAATCGGGGCTGGACGCCGACGAGACCCGCATCGAGGAGCTGCGGGAGTCCGCTGAAGAACTCGAAGCCGAGG from Halomicroarcula saliterrae carries:
- a CDS encoding DUF7310 family coiled-coil domain-containing protein, with translation MTDVETLEERVRTVERAVTDGDHDFPAANDLGELTERVAALEQQVTALEEQTEELSAATQALRGYVGNVRSVNERVEGRADTALAATERLERRLDELANEDARIDARVDEVGHDGGTVDNATGAGSRKAAGIDASAGQGESDETDDRATARGGGVLEQIRSLL
- a CDS encoding DUF7311 family protein, which translates into the protein MILRVVLAVVLTTALVTVAAPAVSVAGADRAESTVDRQLTTLASNLGQMVAIDDPTAGRGARHVTALRLPGRTLTSADVTRLRLYGREGVGLASWRVSDGAESSTRLSGVPIRAVGGGSLTLRESGTHRLVFGLDKRANRTVLTVRRPGGDGDA
- a CDS encoding DUF7285 family protein, translating into MSRSSDRAATEPLAALVAVIAVSTGVALYAGALDDTLSRATGDRDVATPTADAVERRLTAAGLVDPARVDDSLTAVPSGYEGNVTLRAENRWSAGPTPPARADTDSRTVSVALGPATVRRGRLRVAVWR
- the rad50 gene encoding DNA double-strand break repair ATPase Rad50 — encoded protein: MRFQRVSMEHFKCYDDADLALDPGVTVIHGLNGSGKSSLLEACFFALYGSKAIDEKLEDVVTIGADDCTVELWFAHAGGEYHLTRRVRNTGERATTAKCVLETPDDTFEGARAVRRRITELLRMDSEAFVNCAYVRQGEVNKLINASASDRQDMLDDLLQLGKLEEYRERASDARVGVKRVREDKQSRLDQLDDQITEKEEKGLHDRLNALETRLAETTADIERIEGQRETAAETLEQARAVLEEYEERREQLTELGGDIETLEAEITETEAERQELKERVSALKAEREELAADFDETLAETDLDEADPERVTSRIETLEERAEELRSRIESRKVEAQKHSSEAESREAEAEDLQSRAEAKRDEADDLESDIEDARATVATRREKLDDIDEQIQRLEARFADSDVDRADATDRRDSVAADLDEARQRVTELETKLASERDSLREAEALLDEGKCPECGQDVAESPHVDSIEDDRERVAELESSLEAARETVETLEGELERTESLADAADRLATLESNRANVVQLIEEKESGLDADETRIEELRESAEELEAEAEEKRDAATAAEELAAESRSVIGECNQEHQQVKQSIQRLEQVETLLDAVDERESDIEQLREKRAQQDAMNEQRRERLAEKRERRQELAEQVDEDRIEEARSETDRAADYIEKADAKLAELRDQRDETQAAIGGVENELAELETLREQREELAATVSKLEALYDESEQLQEMYGTLRAELRRRNVETLERMLNETFSLVYQNDSYSHIELDGEYQLTVFQKDGDPLEPEQLSGGERALFNLSLRCAIYRLLAEGIEGAAPMPPLILDEPTVFLDSGHVTQLLDLVAYMRDEVGVDQILVVSHDDELVGAADDLVRVEKNATSNRSHVSRVDRIEETVAELAD
- the mre11 gene encoding DNA double-strand break repair protein Mre11, producing the protein MTRVIHTGDTHIGYQQYHVPERRQDFLGAFRAVVRDAVDDDVAAVVHAGDLFHDRRPTLSDIMGTLDVLEELDEADIPFLAVVGNHEAKRDAQWLDLYASLGLASRLDDEPTLVGDTAFYGLDFVPRSKREALDYDFAPHDADHAALVTHGLFQPFDHGDWDAAEVLTGSSVEFDALLLGDNHKPGKQEVEDAWVTYCGSTERASASEREDRGYNIVSFDDEVRITRRGLDTREFVFVDVELAPEEGVERVRSQVGQYDLDDAVVVVSIDGDGDPIAPASIEEYALDRGALVARVTDHRELAADERETSVSFADPDDAVAERVRELGLSGAARDIDETVRASKVADANVAETVEDRVRDLVEDEPETLEAVDAAVTAETDEPDAVTAETDGGDTDDTTDTDDTAAEADATDGPDSPGGDGEDQSSMEEFL
- a CDS encoding type II secretion system protein, which encodes MTEPVDAAELLGWLVAVPDGYRRACRLLGLSTSAEAVLGGSYALAVVLCLAGVVAIGAGSGAVALAVGAGSAAAAVAVALAGRYGVPLAAQARRIRALGAAPALVATLVLGMTLWPSSERAAAFAASSSDGLLAASLDTHRRRAGRSPRSGLDAFGREWAATFPALEQALTCIERAAAVTAQERAELLEEARRGILDGARDEMAAFAADLRAPATALYAFGVLLPLALVALLPAVGAAGVPVSLPLLVATYGVALPGGLVVASAWLLAQRPVAFPPAAVSRSHPDVSTGPSAAVGTGAAVAAGAWFAGRALLPAWAPPIAALGLGTGASLVVYYRPVTRVRDHIEAVESGLPAALSAVGRRVERGESVEAAFDAAVDATSEPLSSVLAATVERQQTLGVDIETAFCGDHGTLATIPSPRLRRAAVLLGAAADIGPPAGETIATMGDHLEELAGVERETRRQLAQVTGTLSNTAAVFGPMVGGATVALSATMQSGGPIEPVPTASLGPVIGWYCLVLAAVLPALSTGLHRGLDRALVGYRAGLALCSATTVYLTAVVATGTLV
- a CDS encoding ATPase, T2SS/T4P/T4SS family, whose product is MREWFTDSEPEGDCRCGTAFEPGTLAVDADACPGSGRLAESPGCRATVVEALGDGDVDAVVTSADGVERAYLDGDAALLVAAGRFAARVAATDERLAERARRDPLAAATEATGRAGPVADLAAETGFAVATEDVSAEHALEPYVGPAVSDARISASPPGTATLRDRRTVETGAVIRRYETPPDSLDSYHVRPREHEFDAATTAALSDAVDRLATAADESVTPEDAAEAVVDDGPVATRLAAVLRKHTRGLGILEDIFADQRVSDVFATAPVEETRLRVRADEETLRTNVRLTTRGVRTLASTFRRTSGRAFSRASPTLAATTTVADRRVRVAGVTEPVSDGVGFAFRGHDEESFRLPDLVANGSVPPRVAGLLSVAVERGAACLVAGPRGAGKTTMLGALLWELPQHVRTVVIEDTPELPVSALQDAGRDVQPLRTATGDGPSVDPTAALHTALRLGDGALVVGEVRGEEAAALYEAMRVGGGDSAVLGTIHGTGGDGVRERVVSDLDVPESAFAATDLVVTLDPPTAEGGRGIAAVEEVIRREGGAEFASLFERDGPAATATGRLDRGASRLVESLAHAGESYASVRETIGDRTAAVGSASASPDESGR
- a CDS encoding DUF7283 family protein gives rise to the protein MFDTHVDTMYVWVAVGAVSVAVFGVVTQLPTSASPDGAAVATTIDEVATSPSGSVTTRELTASDWSLTGRQVGLRSTGGTVHETLLRPAVPATAGRLRTVLDGTPPSAVYGSPAAFRQATEAARTDGVQWRTAPDRMTVRRVVWGGVDVTLVG